Proteins found in one Miscanthus floridulus cultivar M001 chromosome 4, ASM1932011v1, whole genome shotgun sequence genomic segment:
- the LOC136552531 gene encoding putative 3'(2'),5'-bisphosphate nucleotidase, mitochondrial yields MPLLHLSLPSHRLLVGCRGRLFFPPSPRRTCLSVRAAGDAAVSVAAGACGLPFQPECATHHRELAAAVAAVELACRLCVDVKRSLFSGGSNILEKNDQTPVTIADFGAQALISLELQRLFPSIPLVAEEDSASLRPSKADDSSSDILVESIFSAVADKVSNNGSPLNQDDVLRAIDRGGKDAVSFDSNPATYWVLDPIDGTKGFLRGNDALYVVGLALVVNGKVTVGVMGCPNWTNDDIANTKDDSAASCNGRGILMVSHIGCGTWSRRLSADIGQFTMAQDIWKRCFVDTCSIAHMARYCIPDSQTWDMIPLSATFNSTTDASDPRNENEILLLSVFCGSLCKYLTVASGRASVFVLQARPTTQIKSWDHAVGVICVQEAGGQTSDWSGNPLDLAVDLTSRRIVYPSGGVLVTNGVLHDKLVEMISANYK; encoded by the exons ATGCCGCTCCTCCACCTCTCGCTCCCGTCGCACCGCCTCCTCGTCGGCTGCCGAGGCCGGCTGTTCTTCCCGCCGTCTCCCCGTCGTACCTGCCTCTCCGTCAG GGCGGCTGGGGATGCGGCGGTGTCAGTTGCGGCGGGGGCGTGCGGACTCCCTTTCCAGCCGGAGTGCGCCACCCACCACCGCGAGCTCGCCGCGGCCgtggccgccgtcgagctcgcctGTCGCCTCTGCGTTGAC GTGAAGAGATCACTATTTTCAGGTGGCAGCAATATTcttgaaaagaatgaccaaactCCTGTTACAATTGCAGATTTCGGAGCACAGGCCCTTATTAGTTTGG AGCTCCAGAGATTGTTCCCATCGATACCTCTGGTGGCCGAAGAGGATTCAGCTTCTCTAAGGCCATCCAAAGCTGATGATAGTAGCAGTGATATACTTGTTGAGTCAATTTTTAGCGCAGTTGCAGACAAAGTGAGCAACAATGGTTCACCTTTAAATCAAGATGATGTCTTGAGAGCAATTGATAGAGGTGGAAAGGATGCTGTATCATTTGATTCAAACCCTGCTACTTATTGG GTACTTGATCCAATTGATGGCACCAAAGGTTTCTTGAGAGGAAATGATGCTCTGTATGTG GTGGGTCTAGCGCTTGTGGTGAATGGAAAGGTAACAGTAGGAGTGATGGGATGTCCAAATTGGACCAACGATGACATAGCCAACACGAAAGATGATAGTGCTGCTTCATGTAATGGCCGTGGTATTCTTATGGTGTCTCATATAGGCTGTGGTACATGGTCTAGGCGTCTGTCTGCTGATATTGGCCAGTTCACTATGGCGCAAGATATTTGGAAAAGATGCTTTGTGGACACATGTTCGATTGCACACATGGCACGCTATTGCATTCCAGATAGCCAAACATGGGATATGATACCATTATCTGCTACCTTCAATTCAACAACAGATGCATCTGATCCTAGAAATGAGAATGAAATTCTTCTCCTATCCGTTTTTTGTGGCAG CTTGTGCAAGTATCTCACAGTAGCTTCCGGGAGAGCCTCGGTTTTTGTCCTTCAAGCACGGCCGACAACTCAGATCAAG TCCTGGGATCATGCTGTTGGTGTAATCTGCGTGCAGGAAGCTGGTGGTCAG ACCAGTGATTGGAGTGGAAACCCATTGGATCTTGCAGTTGACCTAACATCGCGCAGAATCGTCTACCCTTCGGGCGGTGTTCTGGTGACAAATGGTGTGCTGCATGACAAGCTTGTCGAAATGATCTCAGCAAATTACAAGTAG